From a region of the Penaeus vannamei isolate JL-2024 chromosome 2, ASM4276789v1, whole genome shotgun sequence genome:
- the LOC113801934 gene encoding uncharacterized protein — MLDYFRHRRWSHVDFASPRITDNLATSTFRTTPHDADASVSTSASTSTPPSTSTPVSASTSTNYIPNTSSSTTSSDPAANPGANTSPSSLPSKPLPKATTIITNTTAVGSNPGTITTIIITATTTHPLTAATSTSTSTTCPIITRHIKTTILPRIATDPIPTATTSATATSFLSSRVTSPSVATRPAITTALSPATHSIGTDTCPATSLSPASKSPAPHPATTVPHSASIFSSPASVLTPGVTETRLSSSATRSPSVTTGGITIGPGITAPRSFTAATPNGTRSTPVTAASTPTATPTRLPSYPSTFFRPNNTNISLTTKYHSTTTNNSHPGVTVTLPDTATTPPGTTTTRCDTKTVPGPACEAAVGSPLTIPVRQSTADTPVKTASRPWTSIICQGTPAGRRTTGTCGSVTTVCQAALMPPVTTTSSQIAGTARTYPADATYLSSSSVANCRYNYYELRCHCHWSSDFRMPEDPCHDSSSFRVPECHERMLSYLSSYLCVSPGECRGDSACYTHKCHKYVFAHHNCMP, encoded by the exons ATGCTGGATTACTTCCGCCACCGGCGCTGGTCCCACGTGGATTTCGCGTCGCCGCGGATTACCGACAACCTCGCCACCTCCACCTTCAGGACCACTCCGCACGACGCCGACGCGTCCGTCTCCACCTCCGCTTCTACTTccactccaccttccacctccactcctgTGTCCGCTTCCACATCTACTAACTACATTCCCAACACGAGCTCGTCCACTACCTCGTCTGATCCCGCTGCCAATCCCGGCgccaacacctccccctcctctctgccctcgaAGCCCCTTCCCAAggccaccacaatcatcaccaacaccaccgccGTCGGGTCGAACCCtggcaccatcaccaccatcatcatcaccgccaccaccacacaTCCCCTGACAGCTGCCACTAGCACAAGCACATCCACGACATGTCCGATCATCACACGCCACATCAAGACCACCATTCTTCCCAGAATAGCCACAGACCCGATTCCCACGGCCACAACTTCAGCCACAGCAACATCTTTCCTCAGCTCCAGAGTCACGTCCCCTTCCGTAGCCACACGCCCAGCCATCACCACGGCCCTGTCCCCTGCCACACATTCCATTGGCACAGACACGTGCCCTGCCACGTCCCTCAGTCCCGCATCCAAATCACCCGCCCCACACCCTGCTACCACGGTTCCACATTCTGCCTCCATATTTTCATCCCCGGCATCTGTTCTGACTCCAGGAGTGACAGAAACGCGTCTCAGTTCCAGTGCCACGCGTTCGCCCTCTGTCACGACCGGAGGCATAACTATAGGTCCTGGTATCACGGCGCCACGCTCCTTTACAGCGGCCACTCCGAATGGCACCAGGAGCACGCCCGTGACGGCTGCCTCCACACCGACTGCCACTCCTACCAGACTACCATCATACCCAAGCACGTTTTTTCGtccaaataatacaaatataagttTGACCACAAAGTATCACTCCACCACTACCAATAACTCTCATCCGGGGGTCACTGTCACGCTCCCTGACACTGCTACCACTCCCCCTGGCACCACCACCACTCGCTGTGACACAAAGACCGTGCCAGGCCCTGCGTGCGAGGCCGCCGTCGGGTCCCCGCTCACCATCCCCGTCCGCCAAAGTACTGCCGACACTCCCGTGAAAACTGCTTCACGCCCTTGGACCTCCATCATCTGCCAGGGAACGCCCGCCGGTCGCAGAACTACAGGCACCTGTGGCAGCGTTACGACTGTGTGCCAAGCCGCCCTTATGCCCCCTGTCACAACCACCTCCAGCCAGATCGCTGGCACCGCGAGGACGTACCCAGCCGATGCCACGTACCTTTCGTCAA GCTCTGTGGCCAACTGTCGCTACAACTACTACGAGCTCAGGTGTCACTGTCACTGGTCCAGCGACTTCCGTATGCCCGAGGACCCATGCCATGACTCCAGCTCTTTCCGGGTGCCAGAGTGCCACGAACGCATGCTCAGCTACCTCTCCAGCTACCTCTGTGTATCCCCGGGAGAGTGCCGCGGGGACAGTGCCTGCTACACTCACAAGTGCCATAAATACGTATTTGCTCACCACAACTGCATGCCATGA
- the LOC138865717 gene encoding 2,3,4,5-tetrahydropyridine-2,6-dicarboxylate N-acetyltransferase-like encodes MECRGTLGEGVVVALLLVLAEVLVPVLPAEWDEADVPGRLTAEMGHAAIVVERRMVTIGYVPRELGRVAGAKGYAYLVAGSVVVVLRYGGVVPGVADGAVVAGDGVQVDGAVVAGDGAQVDGPVVADVAVVAHGAVMADAVVMADVVVVADGAVVADAVVVADAVVVADGAVVAGDGVQVDGAVVADGVMVADVVVVVYGAVVADAVVVADGTVVAGDGVQVDGVQVDGAVVADGVMVADVVVVSEDRVLTAGVKVQGDEAVVAYVVVVVAGVGALVADGVEVADVAGDVVVMTGDVALVA; translated from the exons ATGGAGTGCCGAGGTACCCTGGGCGAGGGCGTGGTGGTGGCGCTGCTGTTGGTACTGGCGGAGGTACTCGTGCCGGTACTCCCAGCCGAATGGGACGAGGCCGACGTGCCCGGGCGGCTGACGGCGGAGATGGGGCACGCGGCGATCGTCGTCGAGCGCCGGATGGTCACGATCGGGTACGTGCCCAGGGAGCTCGGGCGGGTTGCTGGGGCGAAGGGGTATGCGTACCTCGTGGCGGGATCGGTAGTGGTTGTGCTTCGGTATGGTGGTGTGGTGCCCGGGGTGGCAGATGGGGCAGTGGTGGCAGGAGATGGGGTACAG GTAGATGGGGCAGTGGTGGCAGGAGATGGGGCACAGGTAGATGGGCCAGTGGTGGCAGATGTGGCAGTGGTGGCACATGGGGCAGTGATGGCAGATGCGGTAGTGATGGCAGATGTGGTAGTGGTGGCAGATGGGGCAGTGGTGGCAGATGCGGTAGTGGTGGCAGATGCGGTAGTGGTGGCAGATGGGGCAGTGGTAGCAGGAGATGGGGTACAGGTAGATGGGGCAGTGGTGGCAGATGGGGTGATGGTGGCagatgtggtagtggtggtatatGGGGCAGTGGTGGCAGATGCGGTAGTGGTGGCAGATGGGACAGTGGTAGCAGGAGATGGGGTACAGGTAGATGGGGTACAGGTAGATGGGGCAGTGGTGGCAGATGGGGTAATGGTGGCAGATGTGGTAGTGGTGTCGGAAGACAGGGTACTGACAGCAGGAGTTAAGGTACAAGGAGATGAGGCAGTGGTGGCAtatgtggtagtggtggtagcagGGGTTGGGGCATTGGTGGCAGATGGGGTTGAGGTGGCAGATGTGGCAGGGGATGTGGTTGTGATGACAGGGGATGTGGCCCTGGTGGCATAA